GAATGGCGGCTCGCATGGTGATGCGCGCGGTCACTCCTATCCACAACAATTCTTCATGGAGCAGACGATGAGCGGTGACAAGCAGCAGAAGCGGCAGATCAGACTAGGCGCCTTCCTCATGGAAACAGGCCATCATATCGCCGCATGGCGGCATCCCGATGCGCATGCAAGCGGCGGGCTCGACTTCGCGCACTACGCGGAACTCGCGCAGATCGCCGAGCGCGCCAAATTCGATGCGATTTTTTTCGCCGACAGCGTGAGCGTACGTGACACGAATCTGCCTTCGCTATCCCGCACCGCCCGCGCCGATCATTTCGAACCATTGACCTTGCTATCGGCACTCTCGGTCGTGACGAAACACGTCGGCCTGATCGCGACGGTCTCCACGACATTCAACGAACCCTATAACCTCGCGCGCAAATTCGCTTCGCTCGATCATCTGAGCGGCGGCCGCTCGGGCTGGAATCTCGTCACGTCGAGTACGGAATCCGAGGCGCTCAATTTCAGTTTCGAGCGCCATCCGGAGCACGCGGTCCGCTACGAGCGCGCGCGAGAGTTCTACGACGTGGTGGCCGGCCTGTGGGATAGCTGGGAAGACGATGCGTTTCTCCGCGACAAGGACAGCGGTGTCTACTTCGACCCGGACAAGCTGCACGTGCTCGGCCATACGGGCAAGCACTTCAAGGTGCGCGGGCCGCTGAACGTCGCGCGTTCGCCACAGGGCTGGCCGGTCGTCGTGCAGGCCGGCGCGTCCGAGGCCGGACGCGAACTCGCCGCGCAAACCGCGGAGGTGATCTTCGTCGCGCATCAGACGCTCGAGGAAGCGCAGTCGTTCTATCGCGACGTCAAAGGGCGTCTCGCGAAGTATGGGCGCGCGCCGGATCATCTGAAGATCATGCCGGGCATTTTCCCGATTGTCGGCCGCACGCAGGAGGAAGCCGAGGAGAAATTCGCCGCGCTGCAGGACCTGATTCATCCGACCGTCGGTCTCTCGCTGCTGTCGAATATGTCGGGCGGCGTGGATCTCTCGCAGTATCCCGTCGATGGGCCGTTGCCCGAATTGCCGGAAACGAACGGCGGCAAGAGCCGTCAACGGCTGCTATTCGACCTCGCGCGGCGCGAGAACCTGACGATTCGCGACCTGTATCTGCGCATCGCGGGCGCGCGTGGGCATCAGCAAGTGGTCGGCACGCCAAAGAGCATTGCGGACCAGTTACAGCAGTGGTTCGAAGAAGAAGGCGCCGATGGTTTCAACATCATGTCGCCATGGTTGCCGGGCGGCTTGACGGAATTCGCCGAACTGGTCGTGCCGGAATTGCAACGGCGCGGACTGTTCCGCACGGAATACGAGGGAAGCACGCTGCGCGAAAACCTCGGGCTGCCGCGCCCTGTGAATCGTTATGCGTCAGCGACGCAGCAGGTAGCCGCCATAGCAAGTTGATCAGCGACGGCATTCGCGCCGCCGGACACGTTCTCTTCACCAAGACATCAGGACATCAGGAGCCTTTCATGAGTGCAGCCGCAGTGCAGGACGTACAGTCGATTCAGGTCACGCCGCTTTCCGCGCACATCGGCGCGGAAATCCATGGTGTCGATCTCACACAGAAGCTGGACGCGCGCCAGATCGCGGAGATTCGCGCCGCGCTTCTGAAGTGGCGCGTCGTCTTCTTTCGCGAGCAGTTCCTCACGCATGAGCAGCACGTCGCCTTCTCGGCGCAGTTCGGCGAACCGACCTTGGGGCATCCGGTGTTCGGTCACGTGGACGGTCATCCGGAGATCTACTCGATTTCGAAGTACCGCAAAGCGACGCGTTTCGAGGGGCAAACGCTGCAACGCCCGTGGACCGGCTGGCATACGGACGTGACGGCCGCGCTCAATCCT
The nucleotide sequence above comes from Paraburkholderia aromaticivorans. Encoded proteins:
- a CDS encoding LLM class flavin-dependent oxidoreductase gives rise to the protein MSGDKQQKRQIRLGAFLMETGHHIAAWRHPDAHASGGLDFAHYAELAQIAERAKFDAIFFADSVSVRDTNLPSLSRTARADHFEPLTLLSALSVVTKHVGLIATVSTTFNEPYNLARKFASLDHLSGGRSGWNLVTSSTESEALNFSFERHPEHAVRYERAREFYDVVAGLWDSWEDDAFLRDKDSGVYFDPDKLHVLGHTGKHFKVRGPLNVARSPQGWPVVVQAGASEAGRELAAQTAEVIFVAHQTLEEAQSFYRDVKGRLAKYGRAPDHLKIMPGIFPIVGRTQEEAEEKFAALQDLIHPTVGLSLLSNMSGGVDLSQYPVDGPLPELPETNGGKSRQRLLFDLARRENLTIRDLYLRIAGARGHQQVVGTPKSIADQLQQWFEEEGADGFNIMSPWLPGGLTEFAELVVPELQRRGLFRTEYEGSTLRENLGLPRPVNRYASATQQVAAIAS